In Rhodospirillaceae bacterium, one genomic interval encodes:
- a CDS encoding 3-hydroxyacyl-CoA dehydrogenase/enoyl-CoA hydratase family protein, which translates to MHRRRPRHRHHSGAYQVSAPINKVCVIGAGVMGAGIAAHVANAGVDVVLLDIVPEGADNRNAITEGAIGKLLKADPAPLMHKRNAKRITPGNIEDHMDLLGDCDWIVEAVIERLDIKQDLYRKIDAHRKPGSVVSSNTSTIPLANLTEGMSEDFCRDFLITHFFNPPRYMRLLELVGGSETRADALEDIRNFCDIKLGKGVVDCKDTPGFIGNRIGIYWLQCAVVDAIENGVSVEVADAVIARPMGIPKTGVFGLLDLIGLDLMPHILDSMAETLAEGDVFHAVYQKPEVLEKMIADGYTGRKGKGGFYRLNKDGGKRVKESVDLSTGAYATSEKPDLSSVKASKKNGLRALVEHDDQGGKYAWRVLSKTLTYAASLVPEIADDICAVDEAMRLGYNWKFGPFELIDQLGAAWFAAKLKAEGVEVPKLLQTAGERPFYRVQGGQRQYLTTDGTYADIQRPDGVVMLSDIKLNSEPVASNKSASLWDIGDGVLCLEFHGKMNSLDFKVLAMIRDAVERIPRDGHKALVIYNEGSNFSVGANIGLLLIFAKIWMWFLIAMIIRKGQDSYKALKFAPFPVVGAPSGMALGGGCEVLLHCDAVQAHAETYTGLVEVGVGIVPGWGGCKEMLIRWFGTNKRAGGPMPPVIKAFETISTATVAKSAEEAKSLLFFGENTNITMNRDRLLADAKARALELVRGYTPPEPVEISLPGPTAKTAMDMAVDGFAKTGKATPHDVVVSGVLAEVLSGGATDVTETLTEDDLLALEREGFMKLAKHPDSIKRVQAMLKTGRPLRN; encoded by the coding sequence ATGCATCGGCGGCGGCCAAGGCATCGCCACCATTCTGGAGCGTATCAAGTGAGCGCCCCCATCAACAAAGTCTGCGTGATCGGTGCAGGGGTCATGGGAGCCGGCATCGCCGCCCATGTCGCCAATGCGGGCGTCGATGTCGTGCTGCTAGATATCGTGCCGGAAGGCGCCGACAACCGAAATGCCATCACCGAAGGCGCCATCGGGAAACTTCTTAAAGCCGACCCTGCGCCCTTAATGCACAAGCGCAACGCCAAGCGCATCACGCCCGGCAACATCGAAGACCACATGGACTTGCTGGGTGACTGCGATTGGATCGTTGAGGCGGTGATCGAACGGCTGGATATTAAACAAGACCTCTACCGCAAAATTGACGCGCATCGAAAACCTGGCTCGGTCGTATCGTCGAACACCTCAACCATTCCCCTGGCGAATTTAACCGAGGGTATGAGCGAAGACTTCTGCCGAGATTTCCTAATCACGCATTTTTTTAATCCACCCCGCTACATGCGATTGCTGGAATTGGTTGGCGGATCAGAAACCCGCGCTGATGCGCTTGAAGACATCCGGAATTTCTGTGATATCAAACTCGGCAAGGGCGTTGTTGATTGTAAAGACACCCCCGGCTTCATCGGCAACCGCATCGGGATTTATTGGCTGCAATGTGCTGTAGTTGACGCGATTGAAAACGGTGTGTCGGTCGAAGTCGCCGACGCTGTCATCGCACGCCCCATGGGCATTCCCAAGACCGGCGTGTTCGGATTGTTGGACCTGATCGGCTTGGACCTGATGCCGCATATTTTAGACAGCATGGCGGAAACCTTGGCCGAAGGCGACGTCTTCCACGCGGTCTATCAGAAGCCCGAAGTCTTGGAGAAAATGATCGCTGATGGCTACACAGGACGGAAAGGAAAGGGCGGTTTCTATCGACTGAATAAAGACGGTGGCAAGCGGGTTAAAGAGTCCGTTGATCTTAGCACGGGTGCCTATGCGACCTCAGAGAAACCTGACCTCAGCAGCGTCAAAGCATCTAAGAAGAATGGCCTTCGCGCCTTGGTCGAGCACGATGATCAAGGCGGGAAATACGCATGGCGGGTGTTGTCGAAAACACTCACTTATGCCGCATCCCTGGTGCCAGAAATTGCTGACGACATTTGCGCCGTCGATGAAGCCATGCGGCTTGGTTACAACTGGAAATTCGGCCCGTTTGAATTGATCGACCAGTTAGGGGCAGCTTGGTTTGCAGCAAAGTTAAAGGCCGAGGGTGTTGAGGTGCCAAAGCTTCTGCAAACTGCAGGTGAGCGACCTTTCTATCGGGTTCAAGGCGGGCAGCGGCAGTACCTGACCACAGACGGAACCTATGCCGACATCCAACGTCCTGATGGCGTGGTGATGTTGTCGGACATAAAACTGAATTCTGAGCCCGTGGCGTCGAATAAATCCGCCAGCCTGTGGGACATCGGCGATGGGGTGTTGTGTTTGGAATTCCACGGCAAAATGAACTCCCTCGATTTCAAAGTCTTAGCGATGATCCGGGATGCCGTCGAGCGCATCCCCCGGGACGGCCACAAGGCTTTGGTGATCTATAACGAAGGGTCCAACTTTTCCGTCGGTGCCAACATCGGCCTGTTGCTGATTTTTGCAAAAATCTGGATGTGGTTCCTGATCGCGATGATCATTCGTAAAGGTCAGGACTCATACAAGGCGCTCAAGTTCGCGCCCTTCCCAGTCGTCGGCGCGCCGTCGGGTATGGCCTTGGGCGGCGGGTGCGAGGTATTGCTGCATTGCGATGCGGTGCAAGCCCATGCGGAAACCTATACCGGATTGGTCGAAGTCGGGGTCGGGATTGTGCCGGGCTGGGGCGGCTGCAAAGAAATGTTGATCCGCTGGTTTGGCACAAATAAACGTGCAGGCGGTCCCATGCCGCCGGTGATTAAAGCGTTTGAGACTATTAGTACCGCGACCGTCGCGAAGTCCGCCGAAGAAGCCAAGTCGTTGCTGTTCTTTGGCGAGAATACAAACATCACCATGAACCGGGATCGGTTGCTGGCGGATGCGAAAGCGCGGGCGTTGGAGTTGGTGCGCGGCTACACCCCGCCGGAGCCGGTGGAAATTTCGCTGCCCGGTCCAACCGCAAAGACCGCGATGGACATGGCCGTCGATGGTTTTGCCAAGACCGGCAAAGCAACGCCCCATGATGTTGTGGTCAGTGGCGTCTTGGCAGAAGTGCTAAGCGGGGGTGCGACCGATGTGACGGAGACGTTAACCGAAGACGATCTGCTGGCCCTCGAACGTGAAGGCTTCATGAAACTTGCCAAACATCCAGACTCCATCAAGCGCGTTCAAGCAATGCTCAAAACCGGAAGACCTTTAAGGAACTAA
- a CDS encoding thiolase family protein: MKNVVIAGYSRSPFTPANRGDLTKVRPDELAAQVVRGLLEKTNVNADDIEDFILGCAFPEGEQGLNMARLVGFLADLPLSVAGTTVNRFCGSSMQSIHMAAGAIQMNAGEVFICAGVESMTRVPMMGFNPLPHPGLAGDRPESYMGMGETAENLAGSYSIPRRQQDEFAIASQEKAAAAQAAGKFSDEIVPIKSDSGVVDQDGCIRADTTLESLGDLKPAFDENGSVTAGTSSPLTDGAAAVLVCTEDYAERTGLDPLARIKSIAVAGCKPEIMGIGPVAASKKAAERAGIEIGDMDIIELNEAFASQSIACIRDLDLDMAKINLDGGAIALGHPLGATGARITAKAAQILKRDGGDLALATQCIGGGQGIATILERIK, from the coding sequence ATGAAGAACGTTGTCATAGCGGGATATTCTCGGTCCCCCTTTACGCCAGCGAACAGAGGCGATCTCACAAAGGTTCGTCCGGATGAATTGGCGGCCCAAGTGGTGCGCGGTCTCCTGGAAAAGACCAACGTGAATGCCGACGACATCGAAGATTTTATTCTTGGTTGTGCCTTCCCCGAAGGCGAGCAAGGGCTGAACATGGCACGCCTTGTCGGCTTCCTGGCCGATCTGCCGTTGTCTGTCGCAGGGACCACGGTTAATCGGTTTTGCGGTTCCTCCATGCAGTCGATTCATATGGCGGCAGGTGCCATTCAAATGAACGCCGGTGAAGTGTTTATCTGTGCGGGCGTGGAATCTATGACGCGGGTTCCGATGATGGGCTTTAACCCGCTACCGCATCCTGGCCTCGCAGGGGACAGACCGGAATCGTACATGGGTATGGGGGAAACGGCGGAGAACCTTGCGGGCAGTTATAGCATCCCGCGCCGTCAGCAAGATGAATTCGCCATCGCCAGCCAAGAGAAAGCAGCGGCTGCACAGGCTGCCGGTAAGTTCAGCGACGAAATTGTACCGATCAAATCCGACAGCGGCGTCGTTGACCAAGACGGCTGTATTCGTGCAGACACGACCTTGGAAAGCCTAGGCGATCTGAAACCTGCCTTCGATGAAAACGGCTCCGTCACCGCGGGAACATCGTCGCCCCTGACCGATGGTGCGGCGGCGGTGCTGGTGTGTACGGAAGACTATGCGGAACGCACCGGGCTCGACCCCTTGGCGCGGATTAAAAGCATCGCAGTTGCGGGCTGCAAGCCAGAGATCATGGGCATCGGCCCGGTGGCAGCAAGCAAGAAAGCCGCTGAACGCGCAGGCATTGAAATTGGCGACATGGATATCATCGAACTCAACGAAGCCTTCGCCTCTCAGTCCATTGCCTGTATCCGGGATCTTGATTTGGATATGGCAAAAATTAACCTCGACGGCGGTGCCATTGCGCTTGGTCATCCTTTGGGAGCAACTGGTGCGCGGATCACGGCCAAGGCGGCACAAATCTTAAAACGAGATGGTGGAGACTTGGCGCTGGCGACCCAATGCATCGGCGGCGGCCAAGGCATCGCCACCATTCTGGAGCGTATCAAGTGA
- a CDS encoding long-chain fatty acid--CoA ligase, giving the protein MVNNFLSKAKKFLGFLSLGARVGNTPAPRPWEASYPDGIDWYADLPVKPLPTLLDAAVESFPDNVCVRFRGRQYKYAEIADLVARAAKGFQDLGVRNGIKVGLMLPNCPYGVICFYAVLKAGGTVVNINPLYAEAEIKKEIQDAGIRLMVTLNVKTLYPKVAKRVDEGRLEKIIVCSMTGILPLHEKALFTLLRRRELATVPEDDNHIGYDHLIDNKGDYDPVEIDPDDEAVYQYTGGTTGTPKAAALSHTNLYANVLQVEMWSPGVTHGQEKILGVLPLFHAFGMTAVMNLGLRLGAEIILMPNFKPSEVLEAIDKIKPTIFIGVPTMFSALNARDDLDNYDLSSLVYCISGGAPLPLEVQKEFENISDCSLVEGYGLSETAPVCTVNPLVGDRKDGSVGLPLPGTVIEIVSLDDPNIRVPIGENGEICVSGPQVMSGYADRAQETTNVLSNGRLRTGDVGYLDEEGYLFIIDRIKELILSGGFNVYPRMVEEAICTHPAVKEAAVVGIPDTHRGEIIKAFVTLQQDQELKSGDLRAYLKDKLAPFQMPRRVEFRDTLPRTFIGKLSKKDLLAGDAAAQEDENGT; this is encoded by the coding sequence ATGGTGAATAATTTCCTCAGTAAGGCCAAAAAATTCCTAGGCTTCTTATCTTTGGGTGCGCGCGTTGGGAATACCCCGGCACCGCGGCCCTGGGAAGCGTCGTACCCGGACGGCATCGACTGGTATGCAGATCTCCCGGTAAAACCGCTGCCAACGCTTTTGGATGCCGCAGTCGAGTCCTTTCCCGACAACGTGTGCGTCCGCTTTCGCGGTCGACAATACAAGTATGCCGAAATCGCTGATCTGGTCGCCCGCGCGGCGAAGGGGTTTCAGGATCTAGGCGTGCGAAATGGAATTAAGGTTGGACTGATGCTGCCCAATTGCCCGTACGGAGTGATCTGTTTTTATGCCGTGCTAAAAGCGGGCGGCACGGTTGTGAACATCAATCCACTTTATGCCGAAGCCGAGATCAAAAAGGAAATCCAAGACGCGGGCATCCGCCTGATGGTCACGTTGAACGTGAAAACGCTCTATCCCAAAGTCGCCAAAAGGGTGGATGAGGGTAGGCTGGAAAAGATCATCGTTTGCAGCATGACGGGCATCTTGCCGCTGCATGAAAAAGCACTTTTTACCCTGTTACGTCGGCGTGAACTGGCCACTGTTCCAGAAGACGATAATCATATCGGCTACGATCATCTGATCGATAACAAGGGGGATTATGACCCCGTCGAAATAGACCCGGACGATGAAGCCGTGTACCAATACACCGGCGGCACAACCGGCACGCCCAAGGCAGCAGCGCTTAGCCACACCAACCTGTATGCCAATGTCCTGCAAGTGGAAATGTGGTCGCCGGGGGTTACCCATGGCCAGGAAAAGATTCTCGGTGTTTTGCCGCTATTCCATGCGTTTGGAATGACGGCGGTGATGAATTTGGGGCTGCGCTTGGGTGCAGAGATTATTCTCATGCCGAACTTCAAACCCTCCGAAGTTCTGGAAGCCATCGACAAAATTAAGCCGACCATTTTCATCGGCGTGCCAACGATGTTCTCCGCCCTGAACGCACGAGATGATTTGGATAATTACGATCTTTCCAGTCTGGTTTATTGTATTTCCGGCGGTGCGCCTTTGCCATTGGAGGTGCAGAAAGAATTCGAAAACATCAGCGATTGTTCCTTGGTCGAGGGCTATGGACTAAGTGAGACGGCACCCGTGTGCACGGTTAATCCCTTGGTTGGTGATCGGAAAGATGGCTCGGTCGGCCTGCCCCTGCCGGGCACAGTGATTGAAATTGTTTCGCTTGATGACCCAAACATCCGTGTACCGATTGGTGAAAACGGCGAAATTTGCGTCTCTGGGCCACAAGTGATGTCAGGATACGCAGATCGAGCCCAAGAGACGACGAACGTTCTCAGTAATGGGCGACTGCGCACGGGTGACGTCGGGTATTTGGATGAAGAGGGTTATCTGTTCATCATCGACCGAATTAAGGAATTAATTTTAAGCGGTGGCTTCAATGTTTATCCGCGTATGGTAGAAGAAGCCATTTGCACTCATCCGGCGGTGAAAGAAGCTGCGGTAGTTGGAATTCCCGACACACATCGGGGTGAGATCATCAAGGCATTTGTCACACTACAACAGGATCAGGAATTGAAATCGGGTGACCTGCGTGCCTATCTCAAGGATAAGCTGGCACCCTTTCAAATGCCGAGGCGGGTTGAATTTCGGGATACACTGCCACGTACATTTATTGGTAAGCTTTCGAAGAAAGACCTGCTCGCAGGTGACGCGGCAGCCCAAGAAGATGAGAACGGAACATAA
- a CDS encoding ADP-ribosylglycohydrolase family protein produces the protein MLGAIAGDIIGSIYEHNNIKSKDFPLFGPNCAFTDDTVMTLAVADCIMQRGDFAEYLRAYGRRYPDVGYGGLFLKWVNSDDAPAYGSWGNGSAMRVSPAAYVGRNVKEVRILAGRTASVTHNHPDAVNGAKAVATAIWLANHEAGPDEIRDELSKRYNYDLTRTIDKLRSVSDFDVSCRGTVQSSLICALNSTTFEDAIRNAISIGGDSDTLACITGSIAEALHGIPRDIAEKTVSYLTGDLAQVAINFRKRFPLPMEGAASRHNIVSL, from the coding sequence ATGTTGGGTGCCATTGCCGGGGATATCATTGGCTCTATTTACGAGCACAATAATATCAAGTCCAAAGACTTCCCCTTGTTCGGCCCAAACTGCGCCTTTACCGATGATACGGTCATGACCCTTGCTGTTGCTGATTGCATCATGCAGCGCGGCGATTTTGCAGAATACCTGCGCGCCTATGGACGGCGTTATCCAGATGTGGGATACGGTGGCCTGTTCCTAAAATGGGTAAATTCTGACGATGCCCCTGCGTATGGCAGTTGGGGCAATGGATCTGCCATGCGGGTCAGCCCGGCCGCCTATGTCGGGCGCAACGTTAAAGAGGTCAGAATTTTAGCCGGACGTACCGCATCGGTTACTCACAATCATCCAGATGCAGTGAACGGCGCCAAGGCGGTTGCAACCGCGATCTGGCTTGCAAATCATGAGGCTGGGCCTGATGAAATTCGAGATGAATTATCGAAACGTTACAATTACGACCTAACCCGAACGATCGATAAACTGCGATCTGTTTCCGATTTCGATGTGTCTTGCCGGGGCACCGTCCAATCTTCCTTAATTTGTGCGCTGAACAGCACGACGTTTGAAGATGCGATCCGCAATGCAATTTCTATTGGCGGCGATTCAGATACGCTGGCGTGCATCACCGGTAGCATCGCCGAGGCCCTCCACGGCATTCCCAGAGACATCGCCGAAAAAACCGTAAGCTATTTAACCGGCGATCTTGCTCAAGTTGCGATTAATTTCCGGAAACGATTCCCCTTGCCAATGGAAGGTGCGGCATCGCGGCATAATATTGTATCGCTCTAG
- a CDS encoding D-2-hydroxyacid dehydrogenase family protein: MKISILDDYFDVIRTLNCFPKLDGHDVTIHNDQVQDTDILAERLADTEALVLIRERTKIQAPLLERLPKLKMISQRSVYPHIDLDACTRLGILLASDQHAGTPSHATAELTWGLILAAMRDIPQQVASTKAGKWQYGIGQTLRGKTLGIMGYGRIGLAVAEYGKAFGMDVVIWASDASRERARADGWETANSKAAFFEDCDVISLHLRLYDSTRRGITAEDLGRMKPTSLLINTSRAALIEEGALENALRAGRPGKAAVDVFEEEPIWTPDHPLLKLDNALCTPHIGYGTREEYETQFSEIFNQVLAFEAGAPINVINPEVLEK; the protein is encoded by the coding sequence ATGAAAATATCGATCCTCGACGACTACTTTGATGTTATTCGCACCCTAAACTGTTTTCCAAAACTAGATGGTCACGACGTGACAATCCACAATGATCAGGTTCAAGACACAGACATCTTGGCCGAACGGCTGGCGGACACAGAGGCGCTCGTTCTCATTCGTGAGCGCACAAAAATTCAGGCCCCTTTGCTGGAGCGCCTGCCCAAATTAAAAATGATCAGCCAGCGCAGCGTCTATCCGCACATTGATCTGGACGCCTGCACCCGGCTGGGCATTTTACTGGCATCCGACCAGCACGCGGGAACACCGTCCCATGCCACAGCTGAACTGACGTGGGGATTAATCCTGGCGGCGATGCGAGATATTCCACAGCAGGTGGCGTCTACGAAGGCGGGTAAATGGCAGTATGGCATTGGCCAAACCCTACGCGGCAAGACCCTGGGAATCATGGGGTATGGCCGGATCGGTCTCGCAGTCGCGGAGTATGGAAAGGCTTTCGGCATGGACGTCGTCATCTGGGCCAGCGACGCATCCAGGGAACGGGCGCGAGCGGATGGCTGGGAGACGGCAAACTCAAAGGCTGCCTTTTTTGAAGACTGCGACGTTATCTCTCTGCATCTCCGCCTATATGATTCAACCCGACGCGGCATCACCGCCGAAGACCTCGGTCGTATGAAACCAACGTCTCTCCTGATCAATACTTCACGGGCTGCTTTGATTGAAGAGGGTGCATTGGAGAATGCCCTCCGTGCCGGTCGCCCGGGCAAGGCTGCTGTTGACGTGTTTGAGGAAGAACCCATCTGGACCCCCGACCACCCTTTGCTGAAACTGGACAACGCCCTCTGCACGCCGCACATCGGTTACGGCACGCGGGAAGAATACGAAACTCAATTCAGCGAAATTTTTAATCAGGTATTGGCGTTCGAAGCGGGGGCACCGATTAATGTGATCAACCCTGAGGTGTTGGAGAAATAG
- a CDS encoding alpha/beta fold hydrolase, producing MDTANDLNLNQKTYDWTVRSVSALTSSLSVNIKLHHDGDQVEQGQIFLFNHFARFETFIPQFLMHQKSRAYCRSIAAGEFFRGNDTFANYLRSVGAVPHDMPELLPFLAEEILRGRKVIIFPEGGMVKDRRVLDDKGKYSIFSRTARERRKHHTGAAVLALTLNAFKMGIRALHADKDTMRLTQWVDRLNLENVEALMAAVEKPTFIIPANITFYPIRVRDNILSQGVELFTKGLSPRVAEELLIEGNILLRDTDMDVRLGDPVMPGKFWHLWEKKLLAPRVRKVSSMEELFELNFRRGSWFEKLSARAIGRTTLMLRDTYMYEMYKGVTLNLSHLASRLILMHVDRDQMTVNRELFHRTLYLAIKKAQAEPSLHLHRSLLDPETYAGVIKGSSKPLDQLITSAENTELIKQDDGHYLLMSKLKEEHGFDQVRIENPIAVYDNEMAPIQAARDVIEEAFEEAHDLSDHALALHRFDDEVQSYQWDKKAYDKPQHAEINNQRTATESGDPYLLTPEKSNGLGVVLVHGFLASPAELRGFADRLLTAGHPVIGVRLKGHGTSPWDLRDRTWKEWLSSVRRGFQIMSALTDKVCVVGFSSGGALALHMAAENLDKLAGVCAISAPLKFRNKNLVFVPLLHGVNKLTGWLPTMESVMPFIDNDSEHPEINYRHIPVRGLYELRRMVDEMEEALPNIQCPAAVLQGDEDHVIEAESAKIIASKIGSENTELHMIPSKRHGILNEDIGGTQDKVLAFVNSLGKK from the coding sequence ATGGATACCGCAAACGATCTGAATTTAAACCAGAAGACCTATGACTGGACTGTGCGTTCTGTCTCAGCCCTGACCAGTAGCCTCAGCGTTAACATCAAACTGCATCACGATGGTGATCAGGTTGAGCAGGGGCAAATTTTTCTGTTCAATCACTTCGCCCGGTTTGAGACGTTCATCCCGCAATTCTTAATGCACCAAAAGTCACGGGCTTATTGCCGTTCTATTGCCGCGGGTGAATTTTTTCGCGGCAACGATACGTTCGCAAATTATCTCAGAAGTGTCGGTGCCGTGCCCCACGATATGCCGGAGCTACTGCCTTTCCTGGCCGAGGAAATCCTGCGCGGGCGGAAGGTCATCATTTTCCCGGAAGGCGGCATGGTGAAGGACCGCCGTGTGCTGGATGATAAAGGCAAGTATTCGATCTTTTCCCGAACCGCACGGGAACGGCGCAAGCACCATACTGGGGCTGCCGTTTTGGCGTTGACACTGAACGCCTTCAAGATGGGAATTCGCGCCCTGCATGCCGATAAAGACACCATGCGTTTAACCCAATGGGTGGATAGGCTAAACCTCGAAAATGTTGAGGCATTAATGGCTGCGGTGGAGAAACCAACGTTCATCATTCCGGCCAATATTACATTCTACCCCATAAGAGTGCGCGACAATATCCTGAGCCAGGGTGTGGAACTCTTCACCAAAGGCCTGAGCCCCAGGGTCGCCGAAGAACTTCTCATCGAAGGCAACATCCTGTTAAGGGACACGGACATGGATGTGCGCTTGGGCGACCCGGTCATGCCCGGAAAGTTTTGGCACCTGTGGGAGAAAAAACTTCTGGCCCCCAGGGTTCGTAAGGTCAGCTCGATGGAAGAACTGTTCGAACTTAATTTTCGGCGTGGATCGTGGTTCGAAAAGCTATCCGCACGCGCCATTGGCCGAACCACACTTATGTTAAGAGACACCTACATGTATGAAATGTACAAGGGCGTGACCCTGAACCTAAGCCATCTGGCATCTCGGTTGATCTTGATGCACGTTGATCGAGATCAGATGACGGTTAATCGGGAATTGTTCCACCGCACACTCTATCTGGCGATCAAGAAAGCGCAGGCGGAACCTTCATTGCATCTCCATCGCAGTTTGTTGGACCCGGAAACGTATGCCGGCGTTATTAAGGGCAGCAGCAAACCGCTCGATCAGTTAATCACGTCCGCTGAGAATACGGAGTTGATTAAACAGGATGATGGCCATTACCTACTTATGTCTAAGCTCAAGGAAGAGCATGGTTTCGATCAAGTTCGCATTGAAAACCCAATCGCTGTTTATGACAACGAAATGGCCCCCATTCAGGCAGCGCGTGACGTGATCGAAGAAGCCTTCGAGGAAGCCCACGATCTTAGCGACCATGCCCTTGCCTTGCATCGCTTTGATGATGAAGTTCAATCTTATCAATGGGATAAAAAGGCTTACGACAAACCACAGCACGCAGAGATCAATAACCAACGAACAGCCACAGAGTCGGGCGACCCTTATCTTCTAACACCAGAAAAAAGCAATGGACTGGGGGTTGTGTTGGTACATGGGTTTCTCGCAAGCCCAGCAGAACTTCGCGGCTTCGCTGACCGACTTTTGACCGCAGGTCATCCGGTAATCGGCGTGCGTCTAAAAGGTCACGGTACGTCGCCTTGGGACTTACGAGATCGGACGTGGAAAGAATGGTTGAGTTCTGTTCGGCGTGGATTCCAGATTATGTCTGCACTCACCGACAAGGTCTGCGTTGTTGGATTTTCAAGCGGTGGCGCGTTGGCGCTTCACATGGCGGCGGAGAACCTGGACAAGTTAGCGGGCGTCTGCGCCATTTCTGCGCCGTTAAAATTTCGCAATAAGAATCTAGTGTTTGTGCCACTGTTGCATGGCGTGAATAAACTAACGGGTTGGCTGCCGACCATGGAAAGTGTCATGCCCTTTATCGATAACGATTCAGAGCACCCGGAAATCAACTATCGCCATATCCCCGTGCGCGGTCTCTACGAACTCCGCCGCATGGTGGATGAAATGGAAGAAGCGTTGCCAAATATTCAATGCCCAGCGGCTGTCCTGCAGGGTGATGAAGACCATGTTATCGAGGCAGAAAGCGCCAAAATTATTGCATCGAAGATTGGCTCCGAGAATACTGAACTCCACATGATCCCTTCGAAGCGCCATGGCATTCTCAATGAAGACATCGGCGGCACGCAGGACAAAGTTTTAGCGTTTGTTAATTCACTTGGAAAAAAATAA
- the cysC gene encoding adenylyl-sulfate kinase: MAIDNEQDTTDLPLRLPIQDVENSDQAHVIVGQIESGRLRIGDMLLFAPSDKLSRVAGVENREDGTSITRAHAGQTVAVTLEEQIYVEPGEVAASLASPPSETNRFKAHVSEPLETGSSYELKIGTASHNIRIDTAREAEVVIQSRSTVVLDAGEKFELFKDSVVIATGVVLQGGFENHAKRHAIKSTNIHPIDHRVPVLVRQRGNGHKSGVLWMTGLSGSGKTTLALGLEQSLFKKGYQVYVLDGDNVRQGLNGDLSFAAEDRTENIRRVGEVAKLFADAGFIVIAAFISPYQIDRDRAREIQPEIFHEVHIKADLETCEDRDPKGLYKKAREEGIPDFTGISAPYEAPENPELEIDTVKKNVEESIQSLVEYVEEKFSEAKKLDVIG, translated from the coding sequence ATGGCGATAGATAACGAACAAGATACAACGGACCTGCCGCTGCGTTTACCCATCCAAGATGTGGAGAATTCCGATCAAGCGCATGTGATCGTTGGACAGATCGAAAGTGGTCGGCTTCGGATTGGCGACATGTTGCTGTTCGCTCCGTCGGACAAGCTGTCGCGGGTCGCCGGAGTAGAAAATCGCGAAGACGGCACGTCTATCACCCGCGCTCATGCGGGCCAGACCGTTGCGGTCACCTTGGAAGAACAAATTTATGTGGAACCGGGTGAGGTGGCTGCATCCTTGGCGTCGCCACCTTCCGAAACAAATCGCTTTAAAGCGCACGTATCTGAACCCCTTGAAACGGGCAGTTCTTATGAATTAAAAATCGGCACGGCAAGCCATAATATTCGCATTGATACGGCCCGCGAAGCTGAGGTCGTCATACAGTCCCGGTCGACGGTGGTTCTGGATGCAGGTGAAAAATTCGAGCTATTTAAGGACTCTGTGGTTATTGCCACCGGCGTCGTTTTACAAGGCGGTTTTGAAAATCACGCCAAACGCCATGCCATCAAAAGCACCAACATTCACCCTATTGATCACCGCGTTCCCGTCTTGGTACGTCAGCGCGGCAATGGTCATAAAAGCGGGGTCTTATGGATGACCGGGCTTTCTGGCTCTGGCAAGACGACGTTGGCATTGGGCTTGGAACAGAGTCTCTTCAAAAAGGGCTATCAGGTCTATGTCTTGGATGGCGACAACGTGCGCCAGGGTTTGAACGGTGATCTCAGTTTTGCCGCTGAAGATAGAACAGAAAACATTCGCCGGGTGGGCGAAGTTGCGAAACTATTCGCCGATGCTGGGTTTATCGTCATCGCCGCCTTTATTTCACCCTACCAAATCGACCGTGACCGCGCGCGTGAAATCCAGCCAGAAATCTTCCACGAGGTTCATATCAAGGCCGATCTAGAAACTTGCGAAGACCGTGATCCAAAGGGGCTCTATAAAAAAGCCCGCGAAGAAGGCATTCCTGATTTTACGGGTATTTCCGCGCCGTACGAGGCTCCAGAAAATCCTGAGCTCGAAATTGATACGGTGAAAAAGAACGTCGAAGAAAGCATTCAGTCGCTGGTCGAGTACGTCGAAGAAAAATTTTCTGAGGCGAAGAAATTAGACGTGATTGGGTGA
- a CDS encoding GIY-YIG nuclease family protein — MSAHVYILRCCDNSYYVGSTRTSVEARVAKHNHGARPGYTFNRRPVVLVFSQECDRITDAIAAERRLKGWNRTKKEAVIRGEFDLLPMLARRRSKGVRECLSAPFETAAPQPPQDEDVY, encoded by the coding sequence ATGTCAGCCCACGTCTATATTCTCCGATGCTGTGACAACAGTTACTATGTTGGCTCAACTCGAACGTCTGTCGAAGCTCGTGTCGCAAAGCACAACCATGGTGCCCGCCCTGGCTATACCTTCAACCGTCGCCCTGTAGTGTTGGTCTTCAGTCAAGAATGCGACCGGATCACCGACGCGATTGCTGCCGAACGTCGATTGAAGGGCTGGAACCGCACCAAAAAGGAGGCGGTTATTCGAGGGGAGTTTGATCTACTACCAATGTTGGCGCGACGGCGGAGTAAAGGGGTGAGAGAGTGCCTCTCAGCACCCTTCGAGACGGCTGCTCCGCAACCTCCTCAGGATGAGGATGTTTATTAG